The following are encoded together in the Ignavibacteriales bacterium genome:
- a CDS encoding FIST C-terminal domain-containing protein — translation MKAKSIKGKSAEDIKSALGQSMTDGFKPTLAVVFLSVSQDRKAICNLLDSNGIAIFGATTSGEFIDEVTEKGTVVILLLDIKKDYFQIFFDEYPEKNYRETTRRIAEEARTKFPKPAFLISGSHLETDAEQLLFGFEDVVGKDVNVYGGMASDDYTFTEQFVFTNGKESSQGIVALALDENNILIKGKATCGWKAVGTEKIVTKSEGNHVYTVDDIPVLDLTAKYGGLENVSPDNAGLMLEIASNLPLQLQREKGDPVMRPGLLVDWSDHSFYCSGSVPQGSKVRFSLPPDFNVLEKVIKGVEELKQNEMPEADALIVFSCAGRILAFGPMMNQEIEGIKKVWNVPMAGMFSNAELARATGGNLEMHNITTCCVVLKEK, via the coding sequence ATGAAAGCAAAATCAATAAAAGGAAAATCCGCAGAAGACATAAAATCTGCTTTGGGTCAAAGTATGACCGATGGTTTTAAACCAACACTTGCAGTAGTGTTTTTATCTGTGAGCCAGGATAGAAAGGCAATTTGTAATTTGCTGGATTCAAATGGCATTGCAATATTTGGGGCAACCACAAGCGGTGAGTTCATAGATGAAGTTACTGAAAAAGGCACAGTGGTGATATTATTGCTCGATATCAAGAAGGATTATTTTCAAATTTTCTTTGACGAATATCCTGAAAAAAACTACAGGGAAACGACTCGGAGGATTGCTGAAGAAGCACGGACTAAATTCCCAAAACCTGCCTTCCTTATCTCCGGTTCTCACCTTGAAACGGATGCAGAGCAATTGCTTTTTGGATTTGAAGATGTGGTGGGCAAAGATGTTAATGTTTACGGCGGCATGGCTTCCGATGATTACACATTCACCGAGCAATTTGTATTTACCAATGGAAAGGAAAGCAGCCAGGGTATCGTAGCGCTTGCACTGGATGAAAATAATATCCTGATCAAAGGCAAAGCCACTTGCGGTTGGAAAGCTGTGGGTACTGAAAAAATAGTAACGAAAAGTGAAGGCAATCATGTTTATACGGTTGATGATATTCCTGTTTTGGATCTTACCGCAAAATATGGTGGGTTGGAAAATGTATCACCCGATAACGCCGGATTGATGCTCGAGATTGCTTCAAATCTGCCTTTGCAGTTGCAACGGGAAAAAGGTGATCCGGTTATGCGTCCAGGTCTCCTTGTTGACTGGAGCGACCATTCTTTTTATTGCAGTGGATCAGTCCCCCAGGGTTCTAAAGTCAGATTCTCCCTTCCACCCGATTTTAATGTGTTAGAAAAAGTGATTAAAGGAGTTGAAGAACTAAAACAAAATGAAATGCCCGAAGCAGATGCTCTTATCGTATTCAGTTGTGCCGGTAGAATTTTAGCTTTCGGTCCTATGATGAACCAGGAAATCGAAGGAATAAAAAAGGTTTGGAATGTTCCAATGGCTGGTATGTTTTCAAATGCAGAACTGGCAAGAGCCACCGGAGGTAACCTGGAGATGCATAACATTACCACCTGCTGTGTTGTATTAAAGGAAAAATAG
- a CDS encoding SpoIIE family protein phosphatase: MNQKLQKIFDVIQQNEKLSEDEKNPLLKSLKEVDKELEITAFKLERTEKVKKTTAILLEETIEELEQKRKAVEEQGKIIQADNDRKTKELEEARQLQLSMLPIELPQLPNLDIAVYMKTATEVGGDYYDFNVDPDGTLTFAIGDATGHGMKAGIIVSMVKALFSSGESSPDIKTFFNQSSDTLKGIELGRLMMAFIMLKIKSNKLEFANAGMPPLYIYRRQSEGVEEIMINGMPLGAMKNFPYEIKELEISSGDTILLLSDGLPELKNEKNEQYSYARVKDEFMSAAQKNSNEIVEHLKNSASEWSNEIEPDDDVTFVVIKVK, from the coding sequence ATGAATCAGAAGCTTCAAAAGATATTTGATGTAATTCAGCAAAACGAAAAGTTAAGTGAGGATGAAAAAAATCCGCTTCTGAAATCTTTAAAGGAAGTTGATAAAGAATTAGAAATAACTGCATTTAAACTTGAAAGAACAGAGAAGGTTAAAAAAACAACTGCCATTCTGCTGGAAGAAACAATTGAGGAACTTGAACAAAAGAGAAAAGCAGTGGAAGAACAAGGTAAGATAATTCAAGCAGATAATGACCGTAAAACAAAAGAGCTTGAAGAAGCTCGTCAACTTCAACTTTCAATGCTTCCAATAGAACTTCCTCAACTGCCTAATCTTGACATTGCAGTGTATATGAAAACTGCAACAGAGGTGGGTGGAGATTACTATGATTTTAATGTTGATCCTGATGGAACACTTACCTTTGCAATTGGTGATGCAACAGGACACGGAATGAAAGCCGGAATTATCGTATCAATGGTAAAAGCGTTATTCTCATCTGGTGAATCAAGCCCGGATATAAAAACATTTTTTAATCAAAGCAGTGATACTCTGAAAGGAATAGAGCTTGGGCGATTAATGATGGCGTTTATAATGCTAAAAATAAAATCAAACAAGCTTGAGTTTGCCAATGCAGGAATGCCGCCATTATACATTTACAGAAGACAATCAGAAGGGGTTGAAGAAATAATGATAAACGGAATGCCTCTCGGTGCAATGAAAAACTTTCCTTATGAAATAAAAGAATTAGAAATCTCTTCAGGCGATACAATATTATTGTTAAGTGATGGATTACCCGAATTGAAGAATGAAAAAAATGAACAGTATAGTTATGCAAGAGTAAAAGATGAATTTATGTCTGCAGCACAAAAAAATTCCAATGAAATAGTTGAACATTTAAAAAATTCAGCATCAGAATGGTCAAACGAAATAGAGCCGGATGATGATGTTACGTTTGTTGTAATAAAAGTTAAATAA